The nucleotide sequence GAAGCGCACGAGCACACCGGTCGCGGCAATGGACAGGGTCCAGAGCACGGCGATGGTGACGGTCACGCGCAGCATGTTCTTCTCGGCGACACCGGTGGAGGCCAGACTGCTGGTCATTCCTCCGCCGAAGATGTCGGTTGCTCCCCCGCCCTTGGATTTGTGCAGCAGGACCATGCCGATCAGCGCGAGGCTAAGGGCCGCGGTCAGGACCTGCAGGGCGATAGTCAGAAAATTCATGGGGGTGGGAATCCTTCGTGGTGGTGCCGGCAGGGGATTTTTCCGGCATATGTTCTCTATGCGTTCCGCGGGTTGACGGCGCGCCGCGCCTTCAGGCGATGCTCAGTGCCGGTGCGTGCGCGGGGGTTTCGGCCGCACGTTCCACCGGGGGTTTCGCCGGTGCCGGGGAGCGGGGGACCTCGACGGATTCCGCTGGCTTGCGTGCGGTTGAACGGCGTGCCGCGGCAGGCTTCTTGACGGGCTTCGCAGCGGACTTCTGCACGAGGATCACTGTCAGGTGGGTGATGGCCAGGAGTACGACCGGCGGCATGGCGGCAACGATGGCTGAAACAACTGCGGGCACCGCCCCGTCTCCGCCGACGGCCAGGATTGCGTGGACGGCGTTAGCGGCCGTGCTGACGACGGCGCCGAAGAAGAGCAGCGCCCACGGGTAGGCGAGGACCCGCTTTTCATGGCCGGCCAGCGCCACGATGGCCACGGTGGCGGCCACGATGAGGCCGTCG is from Arthrobacter sp. zg-Y1110 and encodes:
- the secG gene encoding preprotein translocase subunit SecG yields the protein MNFLTIALQVLTAALSLALIGMVLLHKSKGGGATDIFGGGMTSSLASTGVAEKNMLRVTVTIAVLWTLSIAATGVLVRFNA
- a CDS encoding DUF2637 domain-containing protein produces the protein MSKNATPLSRPIVMTGFATTVIIAAGAFILSFSALTDLAVMSGLNPDLAWIWPIIVDGLIVAATVAIVALAGHEKRVLAYPWALLFFGAVVSTAANAVHAILAVGGDGAVPAVVSAIVAAMPPVVLLAITHLTVILVQKSAAKPVKKPAAARRSTARKPAESVEVPRSPAPAKPPVERAAETPAHAPALSIA